A window of bacterium contains these coding sequences:
- the folK gene encoding 2-amino-4-hydroxy-6-hydroxymethyldihydropteridine diphosphokinase: MTPVALSFGGNLGEPVETIQKAIEYLRRKGILHQLIVSSFYRTAPWGGASGDEYINAVVVGNTSFTPDQILVVTQRLETRAGRVRTGEQYAPRPLDIDILTFGWLIVESDSLTLPHPRLRERRFVLEPFCEIAPEWAIPPDMVSVKTLVQHCDDPLPVVKWNG; this comes from the coding sequence ATGACTCCGGTCGCATTGAGTTTCGGAGGCAACCTCGGCGAGCCGGTCGAAACCATCCAGAAAGCAATCGAATACTTGCGCCGAAAAGGGATTCTCCACCAACTTATCGTATCTTCTTTTTACCGTACAGCGCCGTGGGGCGGTGCCAGCGGAGATGAGTACATCAATGCGGTTGTCGTGGGAAATACTTCCTTTACGCCTGATCAAATCTTAGTCGTAACACAACGGTTGGAAACCCGGGCGGGAAGAGTGAGAACCGGCGAACAATATGCGCCACGCCCCTTGGATATTGATATATTAACGTTTGGTTGGTTGATCGTCGAGAGCGATTCGCTGACGTTGCCACACCCCCGGCTGCGAGAACGCCGGTTTGTGTTAGAGCCGTTTTGTGAAATTGCGCCGGAGTGGGCGATACCACCCGATATGGTTTCGGTAAAAACATTGGTACAACATTGCGACGACCCGCTCCCGGTCGTAAAATGGAATGGGTAA
- the folB gene encoding dihydroneopterin aldolase, protein MDTLKLIGLRYRVKLGFLPEERVLGGEVRIDIALHGDFRKAGASDDIADAIDYRMVVQTITAEVATHSFHLIEAFAERTATQLFEAISVINEVEITVRKLQPPLPVIMDGVEVTIHRSRQP, encoded by the coding sequence ATGGATACTTTAAAACTCATTGGATTGCGCTATCGCGTGAAACTCGGATTTCTCCCTGAGGAGCGTGTCTTAGGCGGCGAAGTCCGGATTGATATTGCGCTCCATGGCGACTTCCGGAAAGCGGGCGCTTCTGATGATATCGCCGACGCCATCGATTACCGGATGGTTGTCCAAACCATCACAGCCGAGGTGGCAACCCACTCGTTTCATTTAATCGAAGCATTTGCCGAACGCACTGCCACCCAGCTTTTTGAGGCGATATCCGTTATCAATGAAGTGGAGATCACTGTGCGGAAATTGCAGCCCCCGTTGCCGGTTATCATGGATGGAGTAGAAGTAACGATTCATCGTTCCCGACAGCCATGA